Part of the Salinimonas lutimaris genome, GGAAGCCACCAAGGTGTATTACGGCGCTCACTCCGGCGACCATGCTATTTATCCTGATTGCCGGCCGGAGTTTGTTGAAAAAATGAATGATGTCTGCGGTATCGCCAACTACACGCCGGTAGAAATTGTGACGCCCTATCTTAAAGAGAGCAAAACTGCGATTTTAACCGACGGGCTGAAAATGGGGCTGGATTATGGGCAAACCTGGACATGCTACAATGGCCGTGAACATGCCTGTGGTAAATGTGGAGCTTGTCAGGAGCGCCTTGAAGCATTTACAGACAATAATGCTACCGATCCGCTAACCTATGAAGTCTAGTGTTGACCGGTAAACGCAAACGGGGCCCTGAAGGCCCCGTTTTTATAGCTGGCTCAGATTATTTCTGACTTTCAGAGATAAAGTACGCCAACTCTTTGATGCAGTGTCGAAGCACTGGGTTTAACCGGGTGTTTTTACCGTTCATTACAAACAGTTCGTGTTCAAAATTAAACAGCTTACCTTCTGCAACCGGCACCAGTCCCAGACTCGCTCCCTGCTCTTTGGCCATAAAGTCAGGCAACAGCCCAATGTATTCGCCCGTCATCACCGCCGACATGGCCGCATCGTAGGAGTCAGAGAACGTCTGAATAGCCAGGCGATGCTCACCCTCAATATAATTGGCCGACGATAACCCTGACAAACCAATAGCCGGATAATCTTCTATTTTAACATTGTCCGGTAATGGCGTATCACGAAATTTAGCCAGCGGGTGCGTGGGCGAGCAGTAAAGACGCCCTTTACACGTTACGCCAACCGGGTGAAATGTCACGGATTCGGGTTTCACCATATCATAGGTAGAGATAACCAGATGACACTCACCGGACAGCGCCACATGTTCTACTTCATTGTACAGGCGGGTCTGAATATTCACGTGAATATCGTCAAACTTACGCATGGTACTTTTCACCGCCTTACTGACGGCTAAATGGATAGATAAAGGCAGGCCAGACATTAAAATCAGGGTGATATGCCCCGAATAGTCGTCATGGAGGGATTTCAGATTAAACACAAAATTATCAAACGCATTAAAAATACGTTTGGTTTCCTGAAAAACTACCTCTCCTTCCTTGGTCATTTGAAAACCACCGCGCCCGCGATGGCACAAGACCAGATCAAGTCGCTCTTCAAGCTTTTTAATAGCTGCACTGATATTGGGACGCTGCATCCGCAATACAGGTTCAGCTGCGGTAAAGCCATTACAGCTGGCCACAGCATAAAAAACCCGTAAGAGCTTG contains:
- a CDS encoding LysR family transcriptional regulator, with amino-acid sequence MLNRLQESDIKLLRVFYAVASCNGFTAAEPVLRMQRPNISAAIKKLEERLDLVLCHRGRGGFQMTKEGEVVFQETKRIFNAFDNFVFNLKSLHDDYSGHITLILMSGLPLSIHLAVSKAVKSTMRKFDDIHVNIQTRLYNEVEHVALSGECHLVISTYDMVKPESVTFHPVGVTCKGRLYCSPTHPLAKFRDTPLPDNVKIEDYPAIGLSGLSSANYIEGEHRLAIQTFSDSYDAAMSAVMTGEYIGLLPDFMAKEQGASLGLVPVAEGKLFNFEHELFVMNGKNTRLNPVLRHCIKELAYFISESQK